In the genome of Candidatus Omnitrophota bacterium, the window GGCAGGTAATCGTTGTCACGCATAATGCAAATATTGTCGTGAATGGCGATGCTGAACTCGTCTGCGCTTTAGAGGCGCGCGGCGGCGAGTCGCAAAAAGAATGCGAAGGCTCGCTGCAGAAGAAAAAAGTCCGAAATACCATTTGCGGGATTATGGAGGGGGGACTAGAAGCGTTTAAACGGCGATATCGCCGGATTGCATTGGAGAAATTCAATGTTTGATAGTATAGAGGAATTATTACAGAAAATACGCCTTGGCGAAGACACCTCGCTGGAATTAAAAACAATATCCTTTAAAGGAGACAAAATATCCGGCCCTGCGCGGGAAAACCTTGCCGACGAGCTGGCCGCAATGGCTAATACGCACGATGGCGTATTAGTATTGGGAGTGGATGACAAGACAAAAGAGATCACGGGCATTATCCCTGCGGAAAAACTGGAGACAGTTGAAAAGTTTGTGTTTGAAATTTGCAACGAGAGCATAAAGCCGCCCATCGTTTTTCGGTCGTTTCGATTAGAGTTGCCTGACAGCGCCGGGACATTGCAACCCGTTCTAAAAGTGGAAATACCCCGCAGCTTATTCGTTCACGAAAGCCCGGGCGGCTACTTTCATCGCCAAGGTAGTTCGAAGCGGAAAATGCCGCCCGATTATCTTGCGCGTCTTTTTCAACAGCGCAGCCAGGCGCGATTAATTCGATTCGAAGAACAGCCAGTCCCTCAGTCAGGATTAAACGATCTTTCCGGAGATTTATGGCGCCGGTTTACAACTCGTTCCAACGAGTCCGAAGAAACGGTCTTGCTAAAACGGAATTTGCTGACCAAGGAAGAAAATGGCGTAATCCGCGTTTCAGTAGCTGGCGTTTTGCTCTGCAGCATGCATCCAGAACACTTTCTACCCAATGCCTTTATCGAATCTGTTCGTTATCGTGGAACTCAGCAGGACTCAAATTACCAAATTGATGCGCAACGAATACGAGGGCCGCTGGATCATCAAATCGATCAAGCGATGGCTTTTTTGAAAAGAAACCAACGTATTGCGGCGGATAAAGTTCTTCACAGAATTGATATTCCTCAATTTAGTGAAAGAGCTGTTTTTGAGGCTGTAGTCAATGCCGTGACTCACCGCGATTATTCCATCTTTGGATCGAAAATACGTTTCTTTATGTTTGACGATCGTTTAGAGGTTTACTCTCCTGGCTCTCTTCCGAACACTGTCACCATTGAAAATATTGCCCTGCGGCAAGCAACGCGAAATGAGCTGATAACCAGTCTCCTCGCAGAAACGCCTATAGCAGAATCTATCGAAAATGTTGGACGTGGATTTTATATGGAAAAGCGAGGGGATGGCGTTCCAATTATCTTGAGAGAGAGCGAAAAACTATCAGGGATAAAACCCATCTACAAATTGATAGATGATTCCGAACTACTCCTTACTATTTATGCAGCGCCGACAAGGAGACCAATCTCCTAATTATAAAGCCACCAGTTTCCCCGTCTTAGTATTAATAGTATAAGTTTTGTGAAAACGGTACGCAGCTCGCCAAATTGGAGAAAAACAACCATGCTTGAAGAATCTATTCCGCCCGCCTGCTTCGAACTCGCGCCCGGTGTTGCGATCGGCGGCCATCCCTTTTTGTTGATCGCGGGACCGTGCGCCGTCGAATCGGAAGCGCTTGTCATGGATACGGCGCGGCGCTTGAAAGAAATTACGGCCTCGCTGAAAATCCCCTTCGTTTTCAAAGCTTCTTTCGACAAAGCC includes:
- a CDS encoding ATP-binding protein, which translates into the protein MFDSIEELLQKIRLGEDTSLELKTISFKGDKISGPARENLADELAAMANTHDGVLVLGVDDKTKEITGIIPAEKLETVEKFVFEICNESIKPPIVFRSFRLELPDSAGTLQPVLKVEIPRSLFVHESPGGYFHRQGSSKRKMPPDYLARLFQQRSQARLIRFEEQPVPQSGLNDLSGDLWRRFTTRSNESEETVLLKRNLLTKEENGVIRVSVAGVLLCSMHPEHFLPNAFIESVRYRGTQQDSNYQIDAQRIRGPLDHQIDQAMAFLKRNQRIAADKVLHRIDIPQFSERAVFEAVVNAVTHRDYSIFGSKIRFFMFDDRLEVYSPGSLPNTVTIENIALRQATRNELITSLLAETPIAESIENVGRGFYMEKRGDGVPIILRESEKLSGIKPIYKLIDDSELLLTIYAAPTRRPIS